A window of Halobellus sp. LT62 contains these coding sequences:
- the srp19 gene encoding signal recognition particle subunit SRP19: MAVENVIWPRYLDASVSRGDGRRVPLDDAVEDPTIDEIAQAVQQIGYDAVIERDVTHPREWEDRGRVLVKGAEDSTKNDLVQAVAAYVGILRD; this comes from the coding sequence ATGGCTGTCGAGAACGTCATCTGGCCGCGCTACCTCGACGCGTCCGTCTCGCGGGGCGACGGTCGCCGGGTCCCGCTCGACGACGCCGTCGAAGACCCGACGATCGACGAGATCGCCCAGGCCGTCCAACAGATCGGCTACGACGCCGTCATCGAACGCGACGTGACACACCCGCGGGAGTGGGAGGACCGCGGTCGCGTGCTCGTGAAGGGCGCGGAGGACTCGACGAAGAACGACCTCGTGCAGGCCGTCGCCGCCTACGTCGGCATCCTGCGGGACTGA
- a CDS encoding HEAT repeat domain-containing protein, with product MSDGDDETAADSDAAASDETADVTPDTLNERLDGVESALEDAETEADLDDVEADLDGIESDLEAADLPEPDEDDEDAEDPREELESRVSELRDDLESKRGPYATDVVEDVEAARSKITDTRWTEQGAGEIVDVVAAFADSVGSTLDVDIAVDQDASGEEQEEALVDALEETIAAVEDADLDADEDADTIASLIDATDELESGLEDAQEWDDLEVNEQLMAEGFYDVLGHYKDYPPELSALKEWEKRDRVDMILLAKEKLQSEFMQEHCMDALIRMANPEAFEEMHELAQRRDKPAITALGRMGEGAEEAVETLVEYVDADSDPALQKVTLRALGEVGSTEATQAIADKLEMDNDNVRPYVARALGLIGDTRAVDPLTDTLAEDDSETVRAAAAWALRQIGTEDALEAVAEYTDERSYLVQHEAELAVATLGESDTKAPTA from the coding sequence ATGAGCGACGGGGACGACGAGACGGCCGCTGATTCCGACGCGGCGGCGTCCGACGAGACCGCAGACGTGACGCCCGACACCCTGAACGAGCGCCTCGACGGCGTCGAATCCGCCCTCGAAGACGCCGAGACCGAGGCCGACCTCGACGACGTCGAAGCAGATCTCGACGGGATCGAGTCGGATCTCGAAGCCGCCGACCTGCCCGAACCGGACGAGGACGACGAGGACGCAGAAGACCCGCGAGAGGAGCTCGAATCGCGCGTCTCGGAGCTCCGCGACGACCTCGAATCGAAGCGCGGTCCCTACGCCACAGACGTCGTCGAGGATGTCGAGGCCGCCCGCTCGAAGATCACCGACACGCGCTGGACCGAGCAGGGCGCGGGCGAGATCGTCGACGTCGTGGCGGCGTTCGCCGACAGCGTCGGCAGCACACTCGACGTCGATATCGCCGTCGACCAAGACGCAAGCGGCGAGGAACAGGAGGAAGCGCTCGTCGACGCGCTTGAGGAAACCATCGCGGCCGTCGAGGACGCGGACCTCGACGCAGACGAGGACGCCGACACGATCGCGTCCTTGATCGACGCGACCGACGAGCTCGAATCCGGGCTCGAAGACGCCCAAGAGTGGGACGATCTGGAAGTCAACGAACAGCTGATGGCAGAGGGATTCTACGACGTCCTCGGGCACTACAAGGACTACCCGCCGGAGCTGTCGGCGCTCAAGGAGTGGGAGAAGCGCGACCGCGTCGATATGATCCTGCTCGCGAAGGAGAAGCTCCAGTCGGAGTTCATGCAGGAGCACTGTATGGACGCGCTGATCCGGATGGCGAACCCCGAGGCCTTCGAGGAGATGCACGAACTCGCCCAGCGCCGCGACAAGCCCGCGATCACGGCGCTCGGTCGGATGGGCGAGGGTGCCGAGGAGGCCGTCGAGACGCTCGTCGAGTACGTCGACGCCGATTCGGACCCGGCGCTCCAGAAGGTGACGCTCCGCGCGCTCGGCGAGGTCGGCTCGACTGAGGCGACCCAAGCGATCGCGGACAAACTCGAGATGGACAACGACAACGTCCGGCCGTACGTCGCCCGCGCGCTCGGCCTGATCGGCGACACCCGCGCGGTCGATCCACTCACGGACACGCTGGCCGAAGACGACAGCGAAACCGTCCGCGCGGCCGCCGCGTGGGCACTGCGACAGATCGGTACGGAGGACGCGCTCGAAGCCGTCGCCGAGTACACCGACGAACGTTCCTACCTCGTCCAGCACGAGGCCGAACTCGCGGTCGCCACGCTCGGCGAGAGCGACACCAAAGCGCCGACGGCGTAA
- a CDS encoding PUA domain-containing protein has product MSDADGETLAELRTIADYQFGAGAGEALFPSDGDESLTVHRSTSGRPRQLVAPGGRIASYLTDGRFTLGVAGGRRLVGALDYPAARVVVGDESEPFVRDGKNAFAKFVRDVDPDVRPGDEVAVVREDDTVLAVGRAELSADAMADFETGMAVHVRDGAGTGDEE; this is encoded by the coding sequence CCATCGCCGACTACCAGTTCGGCGCGGGCGCGGGCGAGGCGCTCTTTCCGAGCGACGGCGACGAGTCGCTGACGGTGCACCGGTCGACGAGCGGCCGTCCGCGACAGCTCGTCGCGCCCGGCGGTCGGATCGCCTCCTACCTCACCGACGGCCGGTTCACCCTCGGCGTCGCGGGCGGGCGACGCCTCGTCGGCGCGCTCGACTATCCGGCCGCCCGCGTCGTCGTCGGCGACGAGAGCGAGCCGTTCGTCCGCGACGGCAAGAACGCCTTCGCGAAGTTCGTCCGCGACGTCGACCCCGACGTCAGACCGGGCGACGAGGTCGCTGTCGTCCGCGAGGACGACACCGTACTCGCTGTGGGGAGAGCGGAGCTCTCCGCCGACGCGATGGCTGACTTCGAGACGGGGATGGCGGTCCACGTCCGCGACGGCGCGGGAACGGGCGACGAGGAGTAA
- a CDS encoding small ribosomal subunit Rsm22 family protein, protein MIDRDAVRANAQYLRNVRPIDPEEIHEYVDGTPHPAVVRRTLRAEAFDLRIRERDDGTFVPASEEPAPQPGWNPETFPEKYAFALEDLLVERYGANWHRGESGRRLRETISRLKEDYYRQNAVEYDEVAALGYAIYHLPDYYAAIGYVLDDLAERALLPRTLRVLDVGAGAGGPALGISEYLPEDAVVDYHAVEPSASADVLERMLEETSENFRTTIHRETAEAFDPDEIAGEAGIDLVLFANVLSELDEPEAVAARYLDSVADDGSFVALAPADRNTSIGLREVERALVPADSPHSVYAPTLRLWPGEAPSDRGWSFDRRDDIAAPAFQRRLDEAGEADAVEKAGESDDGTDGDRASGREPGDGTFTNETVQFSYAIVRPDGTRRADVRADPDRHAKMAEMERHVTNRIDLLTVKLSRDLTDSEGRNPLFKIGDGSESVEHYAVSTTRDSLNEALLLADYGDVLAFENVLCLWNGDEGAYNLVVDDQTFVDRVA, encoded by the coding sequence GTGATCGACCGCGACGCCGTCCGCGCGAACGCGCAGTACCTCCGTAACGTCCGCCCGATCGACCCCGAGGAGATCCACGAGTACGTCGACGGCACGCCACACCCCGCAGTCGTCCGACGGACCCTCAGAGCCGAGGCGTTCGACCTCCGCATCCGCGAGCGCGACGACGGGACGTTCGTCCCCGCGAGCGAGGAACCCGCGCCGCAGCCCGGCTGGAACCCCGAAACGTTCCCCGAGAAGTACGCCTTCGCCCTCGAAGACCTGCTCGTCGAGCGCTACGGCGCGAACTGGCACCGCGGCGAGAGCGGGAGGCGACTCCGAGAGACGATCAGCCGTCTGAAGGAGGATTACTACCGGCAGAACGCCGTCGAGTACGACGAGGTGGCCGCGCTGGGGTATGCGATCTACCATCTGCCCGATTATTACGCCGCGATCGGGTACGTCCTCGACGACCTCGCCGAGCGGGCGTTGCTCCCGCGGACGCTCCGGGTCCTCGACGTCGGCGCTGGCGCGGGCGGTCCCGCCCTCGGTATTTCCGAGTACCTCCCCGAGGACGCCGTCGTCGACTACCACGCCGTGGAGCCGTCGGCGTCGGCCGACGTCCTCGAACGGATGCTCGAAGAGACGAGCGAAAACTTCCGGACGACGATCCACCGCGAGACCGCCGAGGCGTTCGACCCCGACGAGATCGCGGGAGAGGCCGGGATCGACCTCGTCCTCTTCGCGAACGTGTTGAGCGAACTCGACGAGCCCGAGGCGGTCGCCGCGCGCTATCTCGACAGCGTCGCCGACGACGGCTCGTTCGTCGCCCTCGCGCCCGCGGATCGGAACACGAGCATCGGACTGCGCGAGGTCGAGCGCGCGCTCGTTCCCGCCGACTCCCCGCACTCGGTTTACGCGCCGACGCTCCGACTGTGGCCGGGTGAAGCGCCGAGCGACCGCGGCTGGTCGTTCGACCGGCGCGACGACATCGCGGCCCCGGCGTTCCAGCGTCGGCTCGACGAGGCGGGGGAGGCGGACGCTGTCGAGAAGGCCGGCGAAAGCGACGACGGCACCGACGGCGATCGCGCCAGCGGCCGTGAACCGGGCGACGGCACGTTCACGAACGAAACGGTACAGTTCTCCTACGCGATCGTCCGACCGGACGGGACGCGCCGCGCGGACGTCCGCGCCGACCCCGACCGACACGCGAAAATGGCCGAGATGGAGCGACACGTCACCAACCGGATCGACCTCTTGACGGTCAAACTGAGCCGCGACTTGACCGACTCGGAGGGTCGAAATCCGCTCTTCAAGATCGGCGATGGGAGCGAATCCGTCGAGCACTACGCCGTCTCGACGACCCGAGACTCGCTGAACGAGGCGCTGCTGCTCGCAGACTACGGTGACGTCCTCGCGTTCGAGAACGTGCTCTGCCTGTGGAACGGCGACGAGGGCGCGTACAACCTCGTGGTCGACGATCAGACGTTCGTCGACCGCGTCGCCTGA
- a CDS encoding class I SAM-dependent methyltransferase, which produces MTSPTEGSVEENDEADDWDSNAYDGSHSFVYEYGADVVDLLDPRPGERILDLGCGTGHLTDRIADAGAEVVGIDQSEEMIETARETYPDLAFRRADARDFVVEEPFDAVFSNAALHWIDEQDAVSEAVADALAPGGRYVAELGGSGNVARIVAAVAAELRERGYEPASEPWYFPTVGEHATTLEAHGFEVRYARLFDRPTELEDDDDGMAAWIGMFGDRLLADVPEDERSAVVADVEDRLRGDLYDADAGAWTADYRRLRFVAVFDA; this is translated from the coding sequence ATGACGTCGCCGACTGAGGGCAGTGTCGAGGAGAACGACGAGGCCGACGACTGGGACTCGAACGCCTACGACGGCTCACACTCGTTCGTCTACGAGTACGGAGCCGACGTCGTCGACTTGCTCGATCCGAGGCCGGGCGAGCGAATCCTCGATCTAGGTTGCGGAACCGGTCACCTGACCGACCGCATCGCCGACGCGGGCGCGGAGGTGGTGGGGATCGATCAGTCCGAAGAAATGATCGAAACCGCCCGGGAGACGTACCCCGACCTCGCGTTCCGGCGGGCGGATGCCCGCGACTTCGTGGTTGAGGAGCCCTTCGACGCGGTCTTCTCGAATGCGGCGCTACACTGGATCGACGAGCAGGACGCCGTCAGCGAGGCCGTCGCTGACGCGCTCGCCCCCGGCGGTCGCTACGTCGCCGAACTGGGCGGGAGCGGAAACGTCGCTAGAATCGTCGCCGCCGTCGCCGCGGAACTGAGAGAGCGAGGGTACGAGCCCGCGTCGGAGCCGTGGTACTTCCCGACCGTCGGCGAGCACGCGACGACGCTGGAGGCGCACGGTTTCGAGGTCCGCTACGCGCGGCTCTTCGACCGGCCGACCGAACTCGAAGACGACGACGACGGAATGGCCGCGTGGATCGGGATGTTCGGCGACCGACTGCTCGCGGACGTGCCCGAAGACGAGCGCTCGGCCGTCGTCGCCGACGTCGAGGACCGACTGCGCGGGGATCTCTACGACGCCGACGCGGGAGCGTGGACCGCCGACTACCGACGGCTTCGGTTCGTCGCCGTGTTCGACGCGTAG
- a CDS encoding presenilin family intramembrane aspartyl protease PSH translates to MRRRVAAGVGFAALLFLLVQLGALALVPTFYESGYQTVEDPSDPTNSLVYIVAILVATAAMLAAFKYDLDWVVRAFVVVAAASISWYVFSVLLPPVAAIGASIALAALLVVHPEWYVLDAAGVVMGAGAAGLFGISFGLLPAILLLSVLAVYDAISVYGTEHMLDLASGVMDLKLPVVLVVPTTLSYSLRETDAGETVAESKRDGGDDETSAADADTDASVADGGGEQSEDAAADEDDVRDAFFIGLGDAVMPTVMIASAAFFLPADLTPSLGVAWLPALTLPALTAMIGTFAGLFVLLWMVLKGRAHAGLPLLNGGAIGGYLVGALVSGVPILTAIGL, encoded by the coding sequence ATGCGAAGACGCGTCGCCGCCGGCGTCGGGTTCGCCGCCCTCCTGTTCCTGCTCGTCCAACTCGGCGCACTGGCGCTCGTGCCGACGTTCTACGAATCGGGGTACCAGACCGTCGAGGACCCCTCCGATCCGACGAACAGTCTCGTCTACATCGTCGCGATCCTCGTCGCCACGGCGGCGATGCTCGCGGCGTTCAAATACGACCTCGACTGGGTCGTCCGCGCGTTCGTCGTCGTCGCCGCCGCGTCGATCTCGTGGTACGTGTTCTCCGTGCTGCTGCCGCCTGTGGCGGCCATTGGCGCATCGATCGCGCTCGCGGCGCTGCTCGTCGTCCACCCAGAGTGGTACGTCCTCGACGCCGCGGGCGTCGTGATGGGCGCGGGCGCGGCCGGGCTGTTCGGCATCAGTTTCGGCCTCTTACCGGCGATTCTCCTCCTCTCGGTGCTCGCCGTCTACGACGCGATCAGCGTCTACGGCACCGAACATATGCTCGATCTGGCGTCCGGCGTGATGGATCTGAAGCTCCCGGTCGTGCTCGTGGTGCCGACGACGCTGTCGTACTCGCTGCGCGAGACCGACGCCGGCGAGACGGTTGCAGAATCGAAGCGCGACGGCGGTGACGACGAGACATCGGCGGCGGACGCCGACACCGATGCGTCGGTTGCTGACGGCGGCGGCGAGCAGTCCGAAGACGCCGCGGCCGACGAAGACGACGTTCGCGACGCGTTCTTCATCGGCCTCGGCGACGCCGTGATGCCGACCGTGATGATCGCGAGCGCGGCGTTCTTCCTCCCCGCGGACTTGACCCCGTCGCTCGGCGTCGCGTGGCTCCCGGCGCTGACGCTGCCGGCACTGACGGCGATGATCGGCACGTTCGCCGGGCTGTTCGTTCTGCTCTGGATGGTCCTGAAGGGACGTGCACACGCCGGCCTGCCGCTCCTGAACGGCGGCGCGATCGGCGGCTACCTCGTCGGCGCGCTCGTCAGCGGCGTGCCGATTCTCACCGCGATCGGACTGTGA
- a CDS encoding M24 family metallopeptidase: MEPDLSSLDSFLADEGLDGYLVDADSSDSTQRYLSGFDAPDPFVTVYTPDRTALLVSALEFGRAKREGRADDVSRLADYDYRELAAEHGSKEATARVVAAWLDDLGVERVATPDRFPLGAADRLRERDVGVVPETDDVVTEIRAQKTPAEIEHIREAQRANETAMDAAEELIREAEIVAGGPDGGDVLRAGGEILTSERVREEIEVTLLRDGCALDETIVACGTDAADPHDRGSGPLRPHESIIVDIFPRSKATKYHADMTRTFVRGEPSSTIDEWFELTREALDAAIDAIEPGVTGGAVHDVVCDVYEDAGLPTLRSDPRAETGFIHSTGHGVGLDVHELPRLSPDGGELKPGHVVTVEPGLYDPDVGGVRIEDLVVVTEDGHENLTEQPIELQL; this comes from the coding sequence ATGGAACCGGACCTCTCCTCGCTCGACTCGTTCCTCGCCGACGAGGGCCTTGACGGCTACCTCGTCGACGCCGATAGCTCGGATTCGACGCAGCGATACCTCTCGGGTTTCGACGCGCCCGACCCGTTCGTGACCGTCTACACCCCGGACCGGACGGCGCTTCTCGTCTCCGCGCTGGAGTTCGGCCGCGCGAAGCGGGAGGGCCGCGCCGACGACGTGTCGCGGCTGGCGGACTACGACTACCGCGAGCTTGCGGCCGAGCACGGATCGAAGGAGGCGACCGCGCGCGTCGTGGCCGCGTGGCTCGACGACCTCGGCGTCGAGCGCGTCGCGACGCCCGATCGCTTCCCGCTCGGGGCCGCCGACCGGCTCCGCGAGCGCGACGTCGGGGTCGTTCCCGAGACTGACGACGTGGTAACGGAGATCCGCGCGCAGAAGACGCCCGCAGAGATCGAGCACATCCGCGAGGCTCAGCGCGCCAACGAGACCGCGATGGACGCCGCCGAGGAGCTCATCCGCGAGGCCGAAATCGTCGCAGGCGGCCCCGATGGCGGTGACGTGCTCCGCGCCGGGGGTGAGATCCTGACGAGCGAGCGCGTTCGCGAGGAGATCGAAGTGACGCTCCTGCGGGACGGCTGCGCGCTCGACGAGACGATCGTCGCCTGCGGGACCGACGCCGCGGATCCACACGACCGCGGGAGCGGGCCGCTCCGACCCCACGAGTCGATCATCGTCGACATCTTCCCGCGCTCGAAGGCGACGAAGTATCACGCGGATATGACCCGGACCTTCGTGCGGGGCGAGCCGAGTTCGACGATCGATGAGTGGTTCGAGCTGACGCGCGAAGCGCTCGACGCCGCGATCGACGCGATCGAACCGGGTGTGACCGGCGGGGCGGTCCACGATGTCGTCTGCGACGTCTACGAGGACGCGGGGCTGCCGACGCTTCGATCCGACCCGCGGGCGGAGACCGGGTTCATCCACTCGACGGGTCACGGCGTCGGTCTCGACGTCCACGAACTGCCGCGACTCTCCCCCGACGGCGGCGAGTTGAAGCCGGGCCACGTCGTCACGGTCGAACCCGGGCTGTACGACCCCGATGTCGGCGGTGTCCGCATCGAGGACCTCGTCGTCGTCACCGAGGACGGACACGAGAACCTGACCGAACAGCCCATCGAGCTACAGCTCTGA
- a CDS encoding prephenate dehydrogenase/arogenate dehydrogenase family protein — MEVLVVGAGAMGRWAGETLTTEFEIAFADRDATAAASAADDVGGRTVALDTDETFDAVCLAVPITAAEAAIEAHANRADRAMIDVTGVMEGPVAAMRAYLPDRERVSLHPLFAPENAPGNVAAVVDATGPVTDAVLDEIGDAGNHVFETDPDEHDSAMETVQAGAHTAVLAYALAAEDVREEFATPVSEVLADLVGTVTDGTPRVYREIQESFEGADDVADAARRIADADGDAFEELYDEAGRRHRGEETDS, encoded by the coding sequence ATGGAGGTACTCGTCGTCGGGGCCGGCGCGATGGGTCGCTGGGCCGGCGAAACGCTCACGACGGAGTTCGAGATCGCGTTCGCCGACAGAGACGCGACCGCGGCAGCGAGCGCCGCGGACGACGTCGGCGGCCGCACCGTCGCACTCGACACCGACGAGACGTTCGACGCGGTCTGTCTCGCGGTGCCGATCACCGCCGCAGAGGCGGCAATCGAAGCCCACGCCAATCGCGCCGATCGCGCGATGATCGACGTGACCGGCGTGATGGAGGGCCCCGTGGCCGCGATGCGCGCGTACCTCCCCGATCGCGAGCGCGTGAGTCTGCACCCGCTCTTCGCGCCGGAGAACGCGCCGGGCAACGTCGCCGCCGTCGTCGACGCCACGGGGCCGGTAACGGACGCCGTACTGGATGAGATCGGCGACGCCGGGAACCACGTCTTCGAGACCGACCCCGACGAGCACGATTCGGCGATGGAGACGGTGCAGGCGGGCGCACACACCGCGGTCTTGGCCTACGCGCTCGCGGCAGAGGACGTCCGCGAAGAGTTCGCGACTCCGGTCTCGGAAGTGCTCGCGGATCTCGTCGGAACCGTGACCGACGGCACGCCGCGCGTCTATCGGGAGATTCAGGAGTCGTTCGAGGGTGCCGACGACGTCGCAGACGCCGCACGACGCATCGCCGACGCGGACGGCGACGCGTTCGAGGAGTTGTACGACGAGGCCGGGCGTCGCCACCGCGGCGAGGAGACGGATTCGTGA
- a CDS encoding H/ACA ribonucleoprotein complex subunit GAR1, with amino-acid sequence MQRLGTVSRTAQNLLIVRCDGEEHPGIGAEAVDESLSTVGRVVDVFGPVSRPYVAVSPAGDVSAASVVGKRLYAR; translated from the coding sequence ATGCAACGACTCGGAACCGTCTCGCGGACGGCGCAGAACCTCCTCATCGTCCGCTGCGACGGCGAGGAACACCCCGGAATCGGCGCGGAGGCCGTCGACGAATCCCTGTCGACTGTCGGCCGCGTCGTCGACGTTTTCGGTCCCGTCTCGCGCCCGTACGTGGCCGTCTCTCCCGCGGGCGACGTCAGCGCGGCGTCGGTCGTCGGGAAGCGCCTGTACGCGCGGTGA
- the ddh gene encoding D-2-hydroxyacid dehydrogenase: MRLDVLGVDRSVSALFPPEVLLEKLQDFPVETVLIDGDPETDADSNATSTTRCDGVVTFAYRPSLLECDWVHSVQAGVDRFPQERFREEGVLLTNSTGIHGDAIGETVAGYMLAFARRLHEHVANQVEKRWSRPAWDEPWTIAGERACVVGVGSLGRGVVDRATGLGLDVDGVRRTPVPEPGVDRMFTPESLETAVVDARFVVLAVPLTSETEGLIDADVLAAMREDAYLINVARGSVVDQEALVRALEAGEIAGAALDVFEVEPLPESSPLWEMDEVIVTPHAGSATRQYCDHVASIVAESVRRIRAGDDPANRVC; this comes from the coding sequence ATGCGTCTCGATGTCCTCGGCGTCGACCGCTCCGTGTCGGCGTTGTTCCCGCCCGAAGTACTCCTCGAAAAGCTGCAAGACTTCCCGGTCGAAACGGTGCTGATCGACGGGGATCCGGAGACGGACGCCGATTCGAATGCGACCTCGACGACGCGCTGCGACGGCGTCGTCACGTTCGCGTACCGGCCGTCGCTCCTCGAATGCGACTGGGTGCACTCGGTGCAGGCCGGCGTCGATCGATTCCCGCAGGAGCGGTTCCGCGAGGAAGGCGTGCTGCTCACGAACAGTACCGGTATCCACGGCGACGCGATCGGCGAGACCGTCGCCGGATACATGCTCGCGTTCGCCCGTCGCCTCCACGAGCACGTCGCAAACCAAGTGGAGAAACGCTGGTCGCGGCCGGCGTGGGACGAGCCGTGGACGATCGCCGGGGAGCGCGCGTGCGTCGTCGGCGTCGGGAGCCTCGGACGCGGTGTGGTCGACCGCGCCACCGGGCTGGGCCTCGACGTCGACGGCGTCCGCCGCACGCCCGTCCCGGAGCCGGGCGTCGATCGAATGTTCACGCCCGAGTCGCTCGAAACCGCGGTCGTCGACGCGCGCTTCGTCGTGCTCGCGGTGCCGCTCACGTCGGAGACAGAGGGGTTAATCGACGCCGACGTCCTCGCCGCGATGCGCGAGGACGCGTACCTCATCAACGTCGCACGGGGCTCGGTCGTCGATCAGGAAGCCCTCGTTCGGGCGCTCGAAGCCGGCGAGATCGCCGGAGCGGCCCTAGACGTGTTCGAGGTCGAGCCGCTCCCGGAATCCTCGCCGCTCTGGGAGATGGACGAGGTCATCGTCACGCCGCACGCCGGGTCGGCCACGCGGCAGTACTGCGATCACGTCGCGTCGATCGTCGCCGAGAGCGTTCGTCGCATCCGCGCGGGCGACGATCCGGCCAACCGCGTCTGTTGA
- the surE gene encoding 5'/3'-nucleotidase SurE: MSDYLSVLLTNDDGIDAVGFRALYEAISEFAEVTAVAPADDQSAVGRQLSNEFSVRDHELGYSVDGTPADCVVAGLESLCSDVDAVVAGCNKGANLGAYVLGRSGTVSAAVEAAFFDVPAIAASLYVPGGGDTPWHEQATEIDDFRNASRATTYLLRHALDAGVFEQAEYLNVNAPLAEGDDPAPIEITAPSTLYEMTAEHDGNGTVTLHDGIWDRMRSGELPDPPGTDRRAVVEGRVSVSPLTAPHTTEHHEALDALAETYLETAE; encoded by the coding sequence ATGAGCGATTACCTCTCGGTCCTCCTCACGAACGACGACGGCATCGACGCCGTCGGCTTCCGGGCGCTGTACGAGGCCATCTCCGAGTTTGCCGAGGTGACGGCCGTCGCGCCCGCCGACGACCAGAGCGCCGTCGGACGCCAGCTCTCGAACGAGTTCAGCGTGCGCGACCACGAACTCGGCTACTCCGTCGACGGCACGCCGGCCGACTGCGTCGTCGCCGGGCTCGAATCGCTCTGTTCCGACGTCGACGCCGTGGTCGCCGGCTGCAACAAGGGCGCGAACCTCGGCGCGTACGTCCTCGGCCGCTCTGGAACCGTGAGCGCGGCGGTCGAAGCCGCCTTTTTCGACGTTCCGGCCATCGCCGCGTCGCTGTACGTCCCGGGCGGCGGCGACACGCCGTGGCACGAGCAGGCCACGGAGATCGACGACTTCCGGAACGCGTCGCGCGCGACGACGTACCTCCTCCGACACGCGCTCGACGCGGGCGTGTTCGAGCAGGCGGAGTACCTGAACGTCAACGCGCCGCTGGCCGAAGGCGACGACCCCGCTCCGATCGAGATCACCGCGCCCTCGACGCTGTACGAGATGACCGCCGAACACGACGGCAACGGCACGGTGACGCTGCACGACGGCATCTGGGACCGAATGCGTTCGGGCGAGCTCCCCGACCCCCCGGGAACCGACCGGCGGGCCGTCGTCGAGGGTCGGGTGTCTGTTTCACCGCTCACCGCGCCGCACACGACGGAGCACCACGAGGCGCTCGACGCGCTCGCGGAGACGTATCTGGAGACTGCGGAGTGA